One window of Hippoglossus stenolepis isolate QCI-W04-F060 chromosome 1, HSTE1.2, whole genome shotgun sequence genomic DNA carries:
- the mmp15b gene encoding matrix metalloproteinase-15, giving the protein MSPPSRARCPWLLWRRTLLALWLCALGARAAEEGAFNAESWLRMYGYLPQASRQMSTMRSAQILSNSISDMQRFYGLEVTGQMDPQTISAMKRPRCGVPDKFGGQIKTNVRRKRYALTGHKWNKNHLTYSIQNYTPKIGEYNSYEAIRRAFKVWQRVTPLTFDEIPYQEIKYGRRKEPDIMIFFASGFHGDSSPFDGEGGFLAHAYFPGPGMGGDTHFDSDEPWTIGNQNIQGNDLFLVAVHELGHALGLEHSNNPLAIMAPFYQWMETENFQLPEDDRRGIQQIYGHSDSGPTQALPTVTPRRPEPRPPQTPPRHPDRPRTTERPDHYGPNICEGNFDTVAMLRGEMFVFKGLWFWRVRRNRVLDNYPMPISHFWRGLPGDIDAAYERHDGRFVFFKGNRFWLFREANLEPGYPLELTDYGQDIPYDRIDTAIWWEPSGFTYFFQGDWYWRFNEQSRSADRGYPKPISVWGSSVPSAPKGAFLSDDGAYTFFYKGSKYWKFDNHRMKSEPGYPKSILRDFMGCSVDLDPDRDTDTDSGRKVPDVNRPPFNPDAGREGDKGKERDGTDQGGTDKDTGKGSDSDKDEDYREGREEGTNEVDVVLKVDDSEERTMNILMVTIPLVLVLCILGLIYAIINTLQSKGAPRLLVHCKRSLQDWV; this is encoded by the exons TCATGGCTGAGGATGTATGGTTACCTGCCCCAGGCCAGCAGACAGATGTCGACCATGCGATCGGCTCAGATCCTGTCCAACTCCATCAGCGATATGCAGCGGTTCTACGGCCTGGAGGTCACCGGACAGATGGACCCTCAAACCATCAG TGCCATGAAGAGACCCCGCTGTGGTGTGCCTGACAAGTTTGGAGGCCAGATCAAAACCAATGTGAGGCGGAAGCGCTACGCCCTCACCGGACATAAATGGAACAAGAACCACCTCACATACAG CATCCAGAACTACACTCCCAAGATCGGAGAGTATAACTCATACGAAGCCATCCGGCGGGCCTTTAAAGTCTGGCAGAGGGTCACTCCATTGACCTTCGACGAAATCCCTTACCAGGAGATCAAATATGGACGACGCAAGGAGCCCGACATCATGATCTTCTTTGCTTCAGGTTTTCATGGAGACAGCTCTCCTTTTGATGGAGAGGGAGGATTCCTCGCCCACGCCTACTTCCCTGGACCTGGAATGGGCGGGGACACGCACTTTGATTCCGATGAGCCGTGGACCATAGGAAACCAGAACATACAAG GTAATGACCTCTTCCTGGTCGCAGTCCACGAGCTGGGTCACGCCCTGGGTTTAGAGCACTCCAACAACCCACTGGCCATCATGGCTCCCTTCTACCAATGGATGGAGACTGAGAACTTCCAGCTGCCTGAGGACGACAGGAGGGGCATACAGCAGATCTACG GTCACTCCGACAGTGGGCCCACCCAGGCCCTGCCCACAGTGACGCCACGCCGCCCAGAACCTCGGCCACCTCAAACACCACCTCGACATCCTGACCGTCCCAGAACCACTGAAAGACCAGATCACTATGGACCCAATATCTGTGAGGGGAACTTTGACACAGTCGCCATGCTCCGAggagagatgtttgttttcaag GGCCTCTGGTTCTGGCGGGTGCGTCGGAACAGGGTACTGGATAACTACCCCATGCCCATCAGTCACTTCTGGCGGGGTCTGCCTGGAGATATCGATGCAGCCTATGAAAGACACGACGGCAGGTTCGTCTTCTTTAAAG gaAACAGATTCTGGCTTTTCAGGGAGGCTAACCTGGAACCCGGCTATCCACTGGAGCTGACTGATTATGGTCAGGATATTCCCTACGACCGAATAGACACGGCCATCTGGTGGGAGCCGTCCGGCTTCACTTACTTCTTTCAAGGAGACTG GTACTGGCGTTTCAATGAGCAGTCGCGCTCAGCTGACAGAGGCTACCCGAAACCAATCAGCGTCTGGGGATCGTCAGTGCCCTCTGCTCCCAAGGGGGCTTTCCTCAGCGATGACGGAG cctACACTTTCTTCTACAAGGGTTCCAAGTACTGGAAGTTTGACAACCACCGCATGAAGAGCGAACCAGGCTACCCCAAGTCCATACTAAGAGACTTCATGGGCTGCAGTGTAGACCTGGACCCGGACAGAGACACGGACACAGACTCAGGGCGTAAAGTCCCAGATGTGAACCGTCCGCCGTTCAACCCAGACGCAGGACGTGAAGGTGACAAGGGAAAAGAACGGGACGGAACGGATCAAGGTGGTACAGACAAAGACACGGGCAAAGGATCAGACAGTGACAAAGACGAGGACTACCGTGAGGGTCGGGAGGAGGGCACCAACGAGGTTGACGTGGTGCTGAAGGTGGACGACAGCGAGGAGCGGACCATGAACATCCTGATGGTAACCATCCCACTGGTCCTGGTGCTGTGCATCCTGGGACTGATCTACGCCATCATCAACACGCTGCAGAGCAAAGGGGCGCCGCGGCTTCTGGTGCACTGTAAGCGCTCACTGCAGGACTGGGTGTGA